Genomic segment of Psychrobacter sanguinis:
TAGCCCCAGTAAACGCCCCTTTTTCATGGCCAAACAGCTCAGATTCTATCAGTTCGTGTGGAATAGCGGCCATGTTTAAAGCAATAAAAGGCTTTTTTTGACGGGGAGAGTTTTGATGTAAAGCTCCGGCCACAAGCTCTTTACCCGTGCCAGACTCGCCAGTAATCAATACCGTAATTGGTGAGGAGGCAAGTCGCCCTATAGCACGAAACACAGTTTGCATTGCAGGGGATTGGCCAATAATGGGACTGGATTGCACCCCTTCTGGTTTGGCAGCTTTTGCGGGAGCTTTTTTTATGGCTTTGGTAGAAGCAGAGCCAGTAGTATTTGCTTCAGTAGTTGTTGACTCATCGACTACAGGCGCAGAGACATTAGCTATTGAGTCGAGTGTTGAGGCTTTAGGATTGGTACTAATGGCTTTTTTGACAACTGTGATGGCGTGATCGAGATCGAAGGGCTTAGGTAAATATTCAAAAGCCCCTGTATCATAGCTGTCCACTGCAGACTTTAAGTCTGAGTGTGCGGTCATAATAATAACCGGTAAGTCTGGAAAGTTTTTGTTCATCCATTGACTAAAAGACAGCCCATCCATCATTGGCATACGGATGTCGGTTAAAATAACATCGGGCAGACTGGCTTGATTTTGATGGTCATTCAATATGTCGTTTAGCTTTGCCCAAGCGCCTTTTGCATTACTAAAAGCTTGTACTTCAAGTCCAGCATCATTAAAAGTATCTTCTAAGATTAATCTTAAGGCAGGATCATCGTCGATTAGCCACAGGCTGTGTTTAATTGTCATGCTATGTATTCCATTTTTTATGAATGTGGTCCAGTTATAGAAGGTGTTTATTTTTAAAAGGAAATTTTTGGCTTTAGGTCACGACTATTATTGGATTGAAGACTGCTTATTTGTAAAGGTAGATAGACATTAAACTGGGTGTCTCCAGACTGGGAGCTGACTTCAATACTGCCTTCATGCCGATGGACAATTTCCTGAACTAATGCCAAGCCTAGACCGGTACCATTGGCTCTGCCTGTGACTAACGGGAAGAAAATACGCTCAATTAAATCATCAGAAATACCGGCTCCATTGTCTTGGATACTCACTCTAATGACTTGGCGGTGGTGTCGCGGGCCAATAGTGTATTGATGTTCAATTCGAGTGATAATCGTTAGTTGAGGTTGGTATTCGGCATCCAATAATGTTGTATCCTGTTCGGATAAAGCTTCACAGGCATTGTTCACCAGGTTTAAAAACACCTGAATAAGTTGGTTTTTGTCCGCTGTAAGCTCCGGCAGCGACAAATCATAATCTCTTTTAATAGTCACCTGTGGGTACTGAGTTTGGGTAAGCAGTAACACATGCTCTAACGGCTCATGAATATTAATGGTTTGCCATTCGGGAAGCTGATTTGATCCCAAAAGCTGCTCAATAAGTTTGGTCAGGCGGTCGGTTTCGCTAATAACAATACCGGCATAGGTGGTGAGCTTTTTGGCATCGACCAACACCGTATCTTCGCTATCCAAACTTTCTTCAGGCGTGTGCTGGGTTTGCTTAATTAACAACTGAGCGGCGCCGCGAATACCTGCCAAGGGATTTTTGACTTCATGTGCAACTGAGCGCAGCATTTCACGAGATACGTCATGTTGCTCTTGTAGCCGCTGTTCTTTATCTAACCGGCTTTGACGGTCTCCTTGCCATATCTCAATCATATAGCAAGACTGCCCATGTTGATTCATAGGCGTGACACTGTAATGAACATATAAAGGATGAGAGACGCCTCTGATATGGCGACTGTATTCAATAAAAGGCTGTAGATAAGCTTTGGCATTATGAAATTGGGTTTCTAGTTTGTCTCTAGCTGCCTCCAAATTCGCCTGACTGTCTGACTCTGATATCTCGTTCTCAGATTTATAGAGCGCTTTAGAAGTCGTGTCTTGTTTTTGACTGCTGCTATCTTTTGGGGATTTGGTGTCGATTATGGTTGGCAATAAGACATCTAAAATATTTAGACCGATTAAACGAGACTTGCTCACCGACAGCAGTTGCTCAGTCTGGTTATTTACCCATTGGATGGTCAAATCCTCTGCGACACAGATGACTCCGGTATACAGATTTTGTAATATAGATAGGGCATTTAACGGCTTCATATAAGGT
This window contains:
- a CDS encoding two-component system sensor histidine kinase NtrB, which produces MKPLNALSILQNLYTGVICVAEDLTIQWVNNQTEQLLSVSKSRLIGLNILDVLLPTIIDTKSPKDSSSQKQDTTSKALYKSENEISESDSQANLEAARDKLETQFHNAKAYLQPFIEYSRHIRGVSHPLYVHYSVTPMNQHGQSCYMIEIWQGDRQSRLDKEQRLQEQHDVSREMLRSVAHEVKNPLAGIRGAAQLLIKQTQHTPEESLDSEDTVLVDAKKLTTYAGIVISETDRLTKLIEQLLGSNQLPEWQTINIHEPLEHVLLLTQTQYPQVTIKRDYDLSLPELTADKNQLIQVFLNLVNNACEALSEQDTTLLDAEYQPQLTIITRIEHQYTIGPRHHRQVIRVSIQDNGAGISDDLIERIFFPLVTGRANGTGLGLALVQEIVHRHEGSIEVSSQSGDTQFNVYLPLQISSLQSNNSRDLKPKISF